From a single Ascaphus truei isolate aAscTru1 chromosome 2, aAscTru1.hap1, whole genome shotgun sequence genomic region:
- the PITRM1 gene encoding presequence protease, mitochondrial isoform X1, producing MIRQSRAGLLLSRALYQNSWKWKSGSASERALQYKTGEKIHGFTVKEVTPVPDFFLTAIKLHHDQTGAKYLHVAREDSNNLFSVQFRTTPLDSTGVPHILEHTVLCGSQKYPCRDPFFKMLNRSLSTFMNAFTASDYTMYPFSTQNTKDFQNLLSVYLDAVFFPCLRELDFWQEGWRLEHENPTDPNSPLIFKGIVFNEMKGSFTDNERVFSQHLQNKLLPDHTYSVVSGGEPLNIPDLTWEQLKQFHATHYHPSNARFFTYGDLPLEQHLKQIHRDALSKFERIDPNTAVPPQEHWQTPRGYHITCGPDSFAADPAKQTTVGISFLLSDITDSFEAFTLSLLSSLMVSGPNSPFYKALIEANIGTDFSPDTGFNNYTKETYFSIGLQGIAKEDTETVKQIICKTINEIVEKGFEAERIEALLHKLEIQMKHQSTSFGLTLASYVASCWNHEGDPVDLLKIGDKMTRFRHCLKENPKFLQEKVKQYFQDNPHSLTLCMSPDTAHYEKQAQLEDEKRNQKVNVLSEEERKEIYEKGLELINLQSKPQDTSCLPALKVSDIEPCIPHTELEIAYAAGDVPVQYCAQPTNGMVYFRAVSSLNTLPEELKPYVPLFCSVVTKMGCGVYNYREQAQQMELTTGGMSVCPHIMPDDSNLDAYEQGVIFSSLCLDRNMPDMMHLWSEIFNNPHFDDEERLRVLVRMSAQEMSNGIPDSGHLYASVRASRTLTPAGELQEIFSGMDQIKLMKRIAEMSDMSGLLRKLSRIRKYVLLRDNIRCSVNATPQQMSLASKEIEHFLVGIHKSKKEQKPVRPHVIEKSSNPASLGSEASNSPKAKRKLICDPTFKPCQMKTHFSLPFPVNYVGECVRTVPYTAADYGSLRILGRLMTAKFLHGEIREKGGAYGGGAKLSFNGIFTFYSYRDPNLLSTLSSFEKAIEWAKSGTFTQEDIDEAKLSVFSAVDSPIAPSDKGMDSFFNGITDEMRQSHREQLFAVSHSDLINVTNKYLTAGHCTQGTAILGPENATIAKDPSWIIR from the exons GTGACAcctgttcctgatttttttttaaccgcAATAAAACTCCACCATGATCAAACAGGAGCAAAATATTTGCATGTTGCCAGAGAAGACTCCAATAATTTATTCAg TGTACAGTTTCGAACAACTCCCCTAGACAGCACTGGGGTACCGCATATACTTGAACACACCGTTTTGTGCGGCTCTCAAAAATATCCATGTAGGGACCCTTTCTTCAAAATGTTAAACAGATCACTATCCACATTTATGAATGCATTCACAG CAAGTGACTACACAATGTACCCATTTTCAACTCAAAATACCAAGGATTTTCAGAATCTTTTGTCGGTGTATCTAGATGCGGTATTCTTCCCATGCTTGAGAGAACTGGATTTCTG GCAAGAAGGATGGAGACTGGAGCATGAAAATCCTACGGATCCAAACTCGCCGTTAATCTTCAAAGGAATCGTGTTTAATGAAATGAAGGGGTCATTT ACAGACAATGAGAGGGTATTTTCACAACACCTACAGAACAAGCTCCTTCCTGACCATACTTACTCCGTTGTGTCAGGTGGAGAACCTTTAAACATTCCAGACCTCACGTGGGAGCAGCTGAAGCAGTTCCATGCCACTCATTATCATCCAAGTAATGCCAG ATTCTTTACCTATGGCGATCTTCCATTGGAGCAGCATTTAAAACAAATACATAGAGATGCCTTGAGCAAGTTTGAGAGAATTGATCCTAATACTGCAGTTCCACCACAGGAGCACTGGCAAACACCT CGGGGATATCACATAACATGTGGTCCAGATTCATTTGCTGCTGACCCTGCTAAACAGACAACAGTTGGCATCAGCTTCCTGCTGTCAGA CATTACAGACTCATTTGAAGCATTTACCTTAAGCCTTTTGTCCTCCCTGATGGTTTCTGGACCAAATTCTCCTTTCTACAAAGCGTTAATTGAAGCCAACATCGGGACCGATTTTTCTCCTGATACCGG GTTTAACAATTATACAAAAGAAACCTACTTTAGCATTGGGTTACAAGGAATAGCTAAAGAAGATACTGAAACTGTGAAACAAATAATTTGCAAGACCATCAATGAGATTGTTGA GAAAGGATTTGAGGCAGAAAGAATAGAAGCTCTTCTTCACAAACTGGAAATCCAGATGAAACACCAGTCTACAAGCTTCGGACTCACACTAGCTTca TACGTTGCATCCTGCTGGAATCATGAGGGCGATCCAGTGGACCTCTTGAAAATTGGAGATAAAATGACTCGATTTAGGCACTGTCTGAAAGAGAACCCCAAGTTCCTTCAAGAAAAAGTCAAGCAATATTTTCAG gacaatccgcacagCTTGACGTTGTGTATGAGTCCTGATACAGCACACTATGAGAAGCAAGCGCAATTGGAAGATGAAAAACGGAACCAAAAGGTCAACGTTTTGTcggaagaagaaagaaaagaaataTATGAGAAAG GTTTGGAATTGATAAATCTACAGAGCAAACCACAGGACACATCCTGCCTTCCTGCCCTGAAAGTATCCGACATTGAGCCCTGTATCCCACATACAGAATTGGAAATAGCATATGCAG CAGGTGATGTCCCTGTCCAGTACTGCGCTCAGCCAACTAATGGAATGGTATATTTTCGAGCAGTCTCCAGTTTAAACACTCTCCCTGAGGAGCTCAAGCCATATGTTCCCCTCTTTTGTTCTGTGGTTACGAA GATGGGCTGCGGAGTCTATAATTACAGAGAACAAGCTCAACAAATGGAGCTGACGACGGGAGGTATGTCTGTCTGCCCGCACATCATGCCAGATGACTCGAACTTGGACGCTTATGAGCAG GGGGTGatcttctcctcactgtgcttaGATAGAAATATGCCTGACATGATGCATCTATGGAGTGAAATATTTAACAA TCCCCATTTTGACGATGAGGAACGATTAAGAGTTTTAGTGCGTATGAGTGCCCAAGAAATGTCAAATGGGATACCAGATTCTGGACACTTGTACGCCTCTGTTCGTGCCAGTAGAACACTCacccctgcaggagaactccaaGAGATCTTCAGTGGCATGGACCAG ataAAACTAATGAAAAGAATAGCAGAAATGTCCGATATGAGTGGATTGTTACGCAAGTTGTCACGTATTAGGAAGTACGTACTACTAAGGGACAACATAAG GTGCTCTGTGAATGCAACACCTCAGCAGATGTCACTGGCATCAAAGGAAATAGAACACTTCTTGGTGGGAATCCATAAGAGTAAAAAGGAGCAGAAACCTGTTCGTCCCCATGTTATTGAG AAATCTTCAAATCCTGCATCTCTTGGAAGTGAAGCATCTAATTCCCCGAAAGCCAAAAGGAAGCTGATTTGT GATCCAACCTTCAAACCATGTCAGATGAAAACGCACTTTTCCCTACCCTTTCCAGTAAATTATGTTGGTGAATGTGTAAGAACTGTCCCTTACACAGCCGCCGACTATGGCAG CCTTCGTATACTTGGGCGACTAATGACAGCTAAATTTCTTCATGGGGAAATCCGAGAGAAAGGAGGCGCGTACGGAGGTGGCGCTAAGCTCAGCTTTAATGGGATCTTCACTTTCTACTCCTATAG ggatccAAATTTATTGTCAACGTTGTCATCATTTGAAAAAGCAATTGAGTGGGCCAAATCAGGAACATTTACCCAGGAAGACATAGACGAAGCAAAACTATCAGTGTTTTCAGCAGTTGATTCTCCCATTGCTCCTTCCGATAAAG GAATGGATAGTTTCTTTAATGGAATCACTGATGAGATGAGGCAGAGTCATAGAGAACAACTTTTTGCTGTCAGCCATTCTGATCTGATTAATGTCACTAATAA GTATTTAACTGCTGGTCACTGCACCCAAGGAACTGCTATTCTGGGGCCGGAAAATGCAACCATTGCAAAAGATCCCTCATGGATAATTCGATGA
- the PITRM1 gene encoding presequence protease, mitochondrial isoform X2, with protein sequence MKDLFLDIQAIGGTKALLLTGHFYILYSISLWIKYNNIINIMNSLLHVQFRTTPLDSTGVPHILEHTVLCGSQKYPCRDPFFKMLNRSLSTFMNAFTASDYTMYPFSTQNTKDFQNLLSVYLDAVFFPCLRELDFWQEGWRLEHENPTDPNSPLIFKGIVFNEMKGSFTDNERVFSQHLQNKLLPDHTYSVVSGGEPLNIPDLTWEQLKQFHATHYHPSNARFFTYGDLPLEQHLKQIHRDALSKFERIDPNTAVPPQEHWQTPRGYHITCGPDSFAADPAKQTTVGISFLLSDITDSFEAFTLSLLSSLMVSGPNSPFYKALIEANIGTDFSPDTGFNNYTKETYFSIGLQGIAKEDTETVKQIICKTINEIVEKGFEAERIEALLHKLEIQMKHQSTSFGLTLASYVASCWNHEGDPVDLLKIGDKMTRFRHCLKENPKFLQEKVKQYFQDNPHSLTLCMSPDTAHYEKQAQLEDEKRNQKVNVLSEEERKEIYEKGLELINLQSKPQDTSCLPALKVSDIEPCIPHTELEIAYAAGDVPVQYCAQPTNGMVYFRAVSSLNTLPEELKPYVPLFCSVVTKMGCGVYNYREQAQQMELTTGGMSVCPHIMPDDSNLDAYEQGVIFSSLCLDRNMPDMMHLWSEIFNNPHFDDEERLRVLVRMSAQEMSNGIPDSGHLYASVRASRTLTPAGELQEIFSGMDQIKLMKRIAEMSDMSGLLRKLSRIRKYVLLRDNIRCSVNATPQQMSLASKEIEHFLVGIHKSKKEQKPVRPHVIEKSSNPASLGSEASNSPKAKRKLICDPTFKPCQMKTHFSLPFPVNYVGECVRTVPYTAADYGSLRILGRLMTAKFLHGEIREKGGAYGGGAKLSFNGIFTFYSYRDPNLLSTLSSFEKAIEWAKSGTFTQEDIDEAKLSVFSAVDSPIAPSDKGMDSFFNGITDEMRQSHREQLFAVSHSDLINVTNKYLTAGHCTQGTAILGPENATIAKDPSWIIR encoded by the exons ATGAAGGATTTATTCTTGGACATACAAGCCATTGGAGGAACAAAGGCTTTGCTGTTGACTGGccatttttacatactgtacagtatatctctctggaTCAAGTATAACaacataataaatataatgaattCCCTCTTACA TGTACAGTTTCGAACAACTCCCCTAGACAGCACTGGGGTACCGCATATACTTGAACACACCGTTTTGTGCGGCTCTCAAAAATATCCATGTAGGGACCCTTTCTTCAAAATGTTAAACAGATCACTATCCACATTTATGAATGCATTCACAG CAAGTGACTACACAATGTACCCATTTTCAACTCAAAATACCAAGGATTTTCAGAATCTTTTGTCGGTGTATCTAGATGCGGTATTCTTCCCATGCTTGAGAGAACTGGATTTCTG GCAAGAAGGATGGAGACTGGAGCATGAAAATCCTACGGATCCAAACTCGCCGTTAATCTTCAAAGGAATCGTGTTTAATGAAATGAAGGGGTCATTT ACAGACAATGAGAGGGTATTTTCACAACACCTACAGAACAAGCTCCTTCCTGACCATACTTACTCCGTTGTGTCAGGTGGAGAACCTTTAAACATTCCAGACCTCACGTGGGAGCAGCTGAAGCAGTTCCATGCCACTCATTATCATCCAAGTAATGCCAG ATTCTTTACCTATGGCGATCTTCCATTGGAGCAGCATTTAAAACAAATACATAGAGATGCCTTGAGCAAGTTTGAGAGAATTGATCCTAATACTGCAGTTCCACCACAGGAGCACTGGCAAACACCT CGGGGATATCACATAACATGTGGTCCAGATTCATTTGCTGCTGACCCTGCTAAACAGACAACAGTTGGCATCAGCTTCCTGCTGTCAGA CATTACAGACTCATTTGAAGCATTTACCTTAAGCCTTTTGTCCTCCCTGATGGTTTCTGGACCAAATTCTCCTTTCTACAAAGCGTTAATTGAAGCCAACATCGGGACCGATTTTTCTCCTGATACCGG GTTTAACAATTATACAAAAGAAACCTACTTTAGCATTGGGTTACAAGGAATAGCTAAAGAAGATACTGAAACTGTGAAACAAATAATTTGCAAGACCATCAATGAGATTGTTGA GAAAGGATTTGAGGCAGAAAGAATAGAAGCTCTTCTTCACAAACTGGAAATCCAGATGAAACACCAGTCTACAAGCTTCGGACTCACACTAGCTTca TACGTTGCATCCTGCTGGAATCATGAGGGCGATCCAGTGGACCTCTTGAAAATTGGAGATAAAATGACTCGATTTAGGCACTGTCTGAAAGAGAACCCCAAGTTCCTTCAAGAAAAAGTCAAGCAATATTTTCAG gacaatccgcacagCTTGACGTTGTGTATGAGTCCTGATACAGCACACTATGAGAAGCAAGCGCAATTGGAAGATGAAAAACGGAACCAAAAGGTCAACGTTTTGTcggaagaagaaagaaaagaaataTATGAGAAAG GTTTGGAATTGATAAATCTACAGAGCAAACCACAGGACACATCCTGCCTTCCTGCCCTGAAAGTATCCGACATTGAGCCCTGTATCCCACATACAGAATTGGAAATAGCATATGCAG CAGGTGATGTCCCTGTCCAGTACTGCGCTCAGCCAACTAATGGAATGGTATATTTTCGAGCAGTCTCCAGTTTAAACACTCTCCCTGAGGAGCTCAAGCCATATGTTCCCCTCTTTTGTTCTGTGGTTACGAA GATGGGCTGCGGAGTCTATAATTACAGAGAACAAGCTCAACAAATGGAGCTGACGACGGGAGGTATGTCTGTCTGCCCGCACATCATGCCAGATGACTCGAACTTGGACGCTTATGAGCAG GGGGTGatcttctcctcactgtgcttaGATAGAAATATGCCTGACATGATGCATCTATGGAGTGAAATATTTAACAA TCCCCATTTTGACGATGAGGAACGATTAAGAGTTTTAGTGCGTATGAGTGCCCAAGAAATGTCAAATGGGATACCAGATTCTGGACACTTGTACGCCTCTGTTCGTGCCAGTAGAACACTCacccctgcaggagaactccaaGAGATCTTCAGTGGCATGGACCAG ataAAACTAATGAAAAGAATAGCAGAAATGTCCGATATGAGTGGATTGTTACGCAAGTTGTCACGTATTAGGAAGTACGTACTACTAAGGGACAACATAAG GTGCTCTGTGAATGCAACACCTCAGCAGATGTCACTGGCATCAAAGGAAATAGAACACTTCTTGGTGGGAATCCATAAGAGTAAAAAGGAGCAGAAACCTGTTCGTCCCCATGTTATTGAG AAATCTTCAAATCCTGCATCTCTTGGAAGTGAAGCATCTAATTCCCCGAAAGCCAAAAGGAAGCTGATTTGT GATCCAACCTTCAAACCATGTCAGATGAAAACGCACTTTTCCCTACCCTTTCCAGTAAATTATGTTGGTGAATGTGTAAGAACTGTCCCTTACACAGCCGCCGACTATGGCAG CCTTCGTATACTTGGGCGACTAATGACAGCTAAATTTCTTCATGGGGAAATCCGAGAGAAAGGAGGCGCGTACGGAGGTGGCGCTAAGCTCAGCTTTAATGGGATCTTCACTTTCTACTCCTATAG ggatccAAATTTATTGTCAACGTTGTCATCATTTGAAAAAGCAATTGAGTGGGCCAAATCAGGAACATTTACCCAGGAAGACATAGACGAAGCAAAACTATCAGTGTTTTCAGCAGTTGATTCTCCCATTGCTCCTTCCGATAAAG GAATGGATAGTTTCTTTAATGGAATCACTGATGAGATGAGGCAGAGTCATAGAGAACAACTTTTTGCTGTCAGCCATTCTGATCTGATTAATGTCACTAATAA GTATTTAACTGCTGGTCACTGCACCCAAGGAACTGCTATTCTGGGGCCGGAAAATGCAACCATTGCAAAAGATCCCTCATGGATAATTCGATGA